One window of the Daphnia magna isolate NIES unplaced genomic scaffold, ASM2063170v1.1 Dm_contigs096, whole genome shotgun sequence genome contains the following:
- the LOC123466572 gene encoding LOW QUALITY PROTEIN: E3 ubiquitin-protein ligase CBL-like (The sequence of the model RefSeq protein was modified relative to this genomic sequence to represent the inferred CDS: inserted 1 base in 1 codon) has translation MDLAERLQNKLSMASRHSPHQQQAVPNVQQNQQQNKNITSLLSKLHGAFAXPKLMIDRRALEKTWKLMDKVVKLCQHSKMNLKNSPPFILDILPDTYQHLRLIYTKYEDNMVALNNEEYFKVFIENLMRKCKQAIKLFKEGKEKMFDENSHYRRNLTKLSLVFSHMLSELKALFPGGMFAGGQFRITKSDAADFWRNSFEDRTIVAWKIFRQTLHEAHPISSGLEAMALKSTIDLTCNDYISNFEFDVFTRLFQPWSTLLRNWQILAVTHPGYVAFLTYDEVKARLQKYINKPGSYVFRLSCTRLGQWAIGYVTADGTILQTIPQNKSLCQALLDGYREGFYLFPDGRSVNPDLSWAVAATPEDHIQVTQEQYELYCEMGSTFQLCKICAENDKDVRIEPCGHLLCTPCLSSWQESEGQGCPFCRAEIKGTELVVVDPFEPSKNNIRSVLNSANNNSALNIAIGNESVGHEEVLGIAHR, from the exons ATGGATTTAGCTGAACGGTTACAGAACAAACTGAGCATGGCATCAAGACACAGTCCGCATCAACAGCAGGCTGTACCCAATGTCCAGCAAAATCAACAGCAAAATAAGAACATAACTTCCCTCTTGTCAAAGCTTCATGGTGCATTTG CCCCTAAGTTAATGATAGACCGTCGAGCACTTGAAAAAACATGGAAACTTATGGACAAAGTAGTCAAACTTTGTCAGCATTCTAAAATGAACCTGAAGAATTCTCCTCCATTCATCCTTGACATACTTCCAGACACTTATCAACATCTCCGTCTAATCTACACAAAGTATGAGGACAATATGGTTGCGCTGAACAATGAAGAATATTTCAAAGTGTTCATTGAGAATCTCATGCGAAAGTGCAAGCAAGCAATCAAACtttttaaagaaggaaaggaaaagatgTTTGATGAAAATTCTCATTATCGCCGCAATTTAACAAAGCTCAGTTTGGTTTTCAGTCACATGTTAAGTGAATTGAAAGCCCTTTTCCCTGGTGGAATGTTTGCCGGTGGGCAATTTAGAATTACAAAAAGTGATGCTGCAGACTTCTGGAGAAATTCATTTGAAGACAG GACTATAGTGGCATGGAAGATTTTTCGCCAAACTTTGCACGAAGCTCACCCGATCAGTTCCGGACTAGAAGCCATGGCATTAAAATCAACTATTGATTTGACATGCAATGACTACATCTCCAACTTCGAATTTGATGTGTTTACTCG GTTGTTTCAACCGTGGTCCACCTTGTTACGAAACTGGCAAATACTGGCCGTCACTCATCCAGGCTACGTAGCGTTTCTGACCTATGACGAAGTTAAAGCAAGATTGCAGAAATACATAAACAAACCTGGAAG CTACGTTTTCCGTCTAAGTTGCACCCGCCTGGGACAATGGGCTATTGGATATGTGACGGCGGATGGAACAATACTGCAGACAATTCCTCAGAACAAGTCTCTTTGTCAAGCGCTGCTTGATGGATACAGGGAAGGATT CTATTTATTTCCTGATGGACGATCCGTGAATCCTGATCTGAGTTGGGCTGTGGCTGCTACGCCTGAAGATCACATCCAAGTGACACAGGAACAGTATGAGCTCTACTGTGAAATGGGATCTACGTTCCAGTTGTGTAAAATCTGCGCAGAAAATGATAAAGATGTGCGCATTGAACCTTGCGGTCATTTGTTGTGCACACCTTGCCTTTCATCATGGCAG GAATCTGAAGGACAAGGCTGTCCTTTTTGTCGTGCGGAAATCAAGGGAAcagaactggtggttgttgATCCATTTGAACCTAGCAAGAACAACATTCGATCTGTATTGAATTCAGCCAATAATAACAGTGCTCTCAATATTGCCATTGGAAATGAGTCCGTGGGACACGAAGAGGTACTAGGCATCGCACATCGATGA
- the LOC116930130 gene encoding LOW QUALITY PROTEIN: protein FAM50 homolog (The sequence of the model RefSeq protein was modified relative to this genomic sequence to represent the inferred CDS: inserted 3 bases in 2 codons), whose translation MAQYKGAASEGSRAMQMMKKREQAQEEVEFRKKKIEEELKLSGMKDKFASHYDAVEQQLKTSTIGLVTLDEMKAKQEVIVQEREKQLAXKLKEKEREIERELEAKRAEKRNXKEQIKSLSFKLDNDEEEEEGDQEEIQSAPSPKILADESESLDKSEEEPAAKKIKGNKNPDVDTSFLPDRDREEEENKLREELRQEWVTKQEALKQEPIEITYSYWDGSGHRKTTRMKKGNTIYQFLQRCLDSLRKDFHELKTISADQLMYVKEDLIIPHHYSFYDFIVTKARGKSGPLFSFDVHDDIRIVSDASVEKDESHAGKVLLRNWYERNKHIFPASRWEPYDPTKTYEKYSIKDKNKKNAP comes from the exons ATGGCACAATACAAGGGTGCTGCAAGCGAAGGCAGCAGGGCGATGCAGATGATGAAGAAACGGGAACAAGCGCAGGAGGAAGTTGAgtttcgaaaaaagaaaattgaagagGAACTAAAACTGTCTGGAATGAAAGACAAGTTTGCTTCACATTATGATGCAGTCGAACAGCAATTAAag ACCTCCACAATTGGTTTAGTGACCCTAGATGAAATGAAAGCAAAGCAAGAGGTGATAGTTCAAGAGAGGGAGAAACAGCTGG AAAAACTCAAGGAAAAAGAACGAGAAATTGAGAGAGAATTGGAGGCCAAACGagcggaaaaaagaaa aaaagagcaaaTTAAATCGCTATCTTTTAAATTAGATaacgatgaagaagaagaagagggtgACCAAGAGGAAATT CAAAGTGCCCCCTCCCCAAAGATATTAGCTGATGAAAGTGAATCATTAGATAAAAGTGAAGAGGAACCTGCGGCAAAGAAAATTAAAGGTAATAAAAACCCTGATGTAGACACGAGTTTCTTGCCTGACAGGgacagagaagaagaagaaaataaacttCGCGAGGAGCTTCGTCAA GAGTGGGTAACTAAACAAGAAGCTTTAAAACAAGAACCCATAGAAATTACCTACAG ctATTGGGACGGGTCGGGTCACAGGAAAACGACTCGCATGAAAAAAG GAAACACGATTTATCAATTTTTGCAGCGCTGTCTGGATTCACTAAGGAAAGATTTCCAtgaattgaaaacaatttctGCAGATCAATTGATGTATGTGAAAGAGGATCTCATAATACCTCACCATTATTCGTTTTATGATTTTATAGTCACAAAG GCAAGAGGAAAAAGTGGTCCTTTATTCAGTTTCGATGTTCATGACGACATCCGAATAGTAAGCGATGCAAGCGTTGAGAAAGATGAATCCCACGCTGGCAAAGTACTGCTGAGAAATTGGTATGAAAGAAATAAGCACATCTTCCCAGCATCCAG GTGGGAGCCGTATGACCCTACAAAGACATATGAAAAATATAGTATCAAAgataagaataagaaaaacgcGCCCTAA
- the LOC123477604 gene encoding LOW QUALITY PROTEIN: POU domain protein 2-like (The sequence of the model RefSeq protein was modified relative to this genomic sequence to represent the inferred CDS: inserted 2 bases in 1 codon; deleted 1 base in 1 codon) — MQQNFQQQAIQQLALLQQGAAASQFSPQAQFYLQSHVQQALVQAAQQYQQLQKQQQSVISSQRTNFTDAQHQLHIQQQHIQQQHVQEQQQQQQHKQLQQQQQQQQEKQQQVEQQPSREHSPRHHHHSSNPAPAEVAAPVMTKAAATHSSRTSSNSSSASGQLTIEVGTAGNAGTGTNPAATPLYDLPPEETTDLEELEQFAKTFKQRRIKLGFTQGDVGLAMGKLYGNDFSQTTISRFEALNLSFKNMCKLKPLLQKWLEDADSALGGGGNGPGGNGCLGGTTGLASIASGGVGGVPLSSPLGGGGGSSVSDGLGRRRKKRTSIETSVRVALEKAFLANPKPTSEEIAMLADGLSMEKEVVRVWFCNRRQKEKRINPPSSGMTSPSPSGPGGIGGSGGRDGNNSSGGGGGGSVTPTIPVTPPNTAAMLASIASITPPSSLTGLGSSPXSPDPPTPPNVPLSLVTTAHSYPRGGSPPTSMSSHQLAMNMAMGMRSSPTSSSSPLPLSLTYNPRLGLGSTGPATIPTE; from the exons ATGCAACAGAATTTTCAACAGCAGGCTATTCAGCAGTTGGCGTTGCTTCAACAAGGGGCAGCCGCCTCCCAATTCAGTCCACAGGCCCAGTTTTATCTACAGAGCCAC GTACAACAAGCCCTAGTTCAAGCAGCTCAGCAGTACCAACAgctgcagaaacaacaacagtcAGTCATTTCGTCTCAGCGAACCAATTTCACCGACGCTCAACATCAACTTCACATCCAACAGCAACACATTCAACAGCAACACGTTcaggagcagcagcagcagcagcagcacaaacaattgcagcagcaacaacaacaacaacaagagaaaCAACAGCAAGTCGAACAACAACCGTCTCGAGAACATTCTCCTCGGCATCATCACCATTCGTCGAATCCAGCGCCGGCCGAAGTGGCGGCCCCCGTCATGACGAAAGCGGCGGCGACGCACAGCTCGCGGACGTCGTCCAACTCTTCGTCGGCCTCTGGTCAGCTGACGATCGAGGTCGGCACAGCCGGCAACGCTGGCACTGGAACGAACCCTGCCGCCACGCCGCTGTACGACTTGCCACCGGAAGAGACTACGGATCTAGAAGAGCTGGAACAGTTTGCCAAAACGTTTAAACAGCGAAGAATTAAACTCG GTTTCACCCAGGGTGATGTTGGTTTGGCCATGGGCAAACTGTACGGCAATGATTTTAGCCAGACGACCATATCACGTTTCGAAGCGCTCAACCTGTCGTTCAAGAACATGTGCAAATTGAAGCCGCTTCTGCAGAAATGGCTGGAAGACGCCGACAGCGCTCTGGGTGGCGGTGGCAATGGCCCTGGAGGCAACGGCTGCCTGGGCGGAACGACCGGACTGGCCAGCATTGCATCCGGCGGCGTTGGCGGCGTTCCCTTGTCTTCGCCGCTAGGTGGCGGTGGCGGCAGCAGCGTCAGCGACGGATTGGGTCGTCGCCGGAAGAAGAGGACGTCGATTGAGACGAGCGTGCGAGTCGCGCTGGAAAAGGCGTTTTTGGCCAATCCGAAACCCACGTCGGAAGAGATCGCCATGCTGGCCGACGGCCTATCTATGGAGAAGGAAGTTGTCCGCGTCTGGTTTTGCAACAG ACgccaaaaggaaaagagaattAATCCGCCGAGCAGCGGGATGACAAGTCCGAGCCCATCTGGGCCTGGTGGGATTGGCGGATCGGGTGGACGCGATGGCAACAATAGCAGCGGAGGCGGCGGTGGCGGCAGCGTGACTCCCACCATTCCGGTGACTCCGCCTAACACGGCGGCCATGCTGGCTTCGATTGCGTCCATCACGCCGCCATCGTCGCTGACGGGACTCGGCTCTTCGCC CTCTCCCGATCCACCGACTCCACCCAACGTACCTCTGTCTCTCGTTACGACTGCCCATTCGTATCCGCGCGGCGGATCGCCGCCGACGTCCATGTCGTCTCACCAGCTGGCCATGAACATGGCGATGGGCATGCGCTCTTCGCCCACGTCCTCCTCTTCACCTCTGCCCCTCTCTTTGACGTACAAT CCTAGGCTCGGTTTGGGTTCGACGGGTCCGGCTACAATTCCCACCGAATGA